A window of Deltaproteobacteria bacterium genomic DNA:
CCAGCACGCGGCTTCTGGCCCAGTAGAGGTCGGTCCCGTCTTCGAAAATAATATAGACAAAGGAGAAGCCGAAGAAGGAGTATCCCCGCACCACCTTTGCGTAGGGCACGGCAAGCATGGCCGTGGTCAGGGGATAGGTAACCTGATCCTCAACGACCTGCGGCGCCTGGCCGGGATATTTTGTAAAGACGATGACCTGGACATCCGAAAGATCCGGGATCGCGTCGAGGGGGATCTTCGTCATCGTATAGGCACCCCAGAACAGGATAAAGGCTGTTCCGAGGATCACCAGAAAACGATTTTTAATGGAAAGTTCAATGATTTTTTCAAGCATATTTTATCCTTGTTCTTCATGTCCTTCATGGTGAATAAGATTCTCTAATAAGAAATTTCGTTGCCGCAGTTCAGCATCTTCTTTCCCAGGTACGGGTTCTCCGCCGTTGTTCCTTTCTGCAACCACGGTTCCTTGACCATGGGACAGTAGAAGATGGAGAGTCCCAGCGCCCTGGCGCCCTTCGGGTCCCGGTCCTTGACATAATCGGCCAAGGCTTGGCTGATCGTCTTGAACCCCTTCCGGACGGTCTTGATATTTCCGGATAACAATTCGGGCGCAGAGACGGTCAGTGCCCTCGTGGTCCCGGCCAGGCTCCGGTCCTTGTCCGCGACCTTTATCTTCTCAGCGAGTGTTGCCATCTCCACGACCGAAGGTTTGATCCCTTCCAGGGTGTCGGACTTGAGTTTTCGCTGAATGACCAGGTAATCCTCCAGGATCCGCTCCATGGAGGTCCGGATCGTCTCCGGCAGAGGCGGGGCCGTCTTCATGCCCTTCATATTCTTCATCTCTTTCATTGCTGTTTTCTTTGCCGGAACTTTCTTTGCTTCCAACATCTTGTTGATCGCCTCTTTGAGATTGCTTTCGGAGTCGATCAGGAACTGTGCCGAGGTTACGACCCGTTCCCCTTCGGTCAGGCCGGAAAGAATCTGGTAATACCCTTCGCCCTCGGCGCCGAGCTTGACATCGCGGGGGAGAAACTTCCCTTCGCCCCGGCTGAGAATAACAATGTTTTTCTCACCGGAACGAAGAATGGCTTCCTCCGGGATCACGAGCGTGGATTTCGATACCCTCGAACGGATCGAGACATTGGCATACATGTCCGGTTTCAGTTTCCAGTCCGGATTCCTGAATTCCATCCGGACCTTGACGGTTCGTGTCTTTTTGTCGAGAAAGGGGTAGATGTACGAGATCTTCCCCCGGTACGCTCTTCCCGGAAGGTAGGAAAGAGTCATTTTTACATCCTGCCCCAAACGCAGCCAGGGAAGCTCATACTCATAGATGTCGGCATAGACCCAGACATCGGAGATGTCGGCGATCGTATAAAGATTCATCCCCGGTTTGACGTACATCCCCTCCTGTACCTTTTTATCAATGACCACGCCGCGGGTAGGGGAATGGAGAACAAGGTCCTTCCTGATCTCGTTGCTCTTTTCGATCTGATCGATCTGCCGGGAGGTGATGTCGAAAAGTTCCAGCCGTTTCCGGGTGGAGGAGAGCAGGGTATCCGCTCCTTCCGAAACGGTGGAAAAGGGGCTTGCACCGAGGGACTTTTTGTATTTCAATGCGAGCAGGTATTCCTGCTGGGTGGAGACCAACTCCGGGCTGTAGATGGAAAGAAGGGCGGTGCCCTTGTCGACATCCTGCCCGAGAAAATCGACGTAGAGTTTTTCTACCCACCCTTCCATTTTGGTATGAATATGTTCCACACGCCTTTCATCGTAGCCGACACGGCCCACGGTCCGGATAGTCCGGGAGAGCGCCCTTCGTTCGACCGGAGCGGTCCGGACACCGATGTCCTGCACGGTGACCGGATCGATTCTGATCGTACCCGGCTCGCTCTTGTCTTCCTCTCCTTCATAGACCGGGATCAGGTCCATTCCCATGGGAGACTTGCCCGGTTTGTCCCGGATATAAGTCGGGTCCATCGGGGCCTGCCAGTACTTGACCTTTCTGGCCTTCCGCCCTCCGTTTGCGGAACTCTTTCCCATGGCGGGGGATTTCTCCGGATGGGAAGTGCGCCCGAATTGGTAGCCGGTATAAAGCGTCGCTGCCAGGAGAATCAATATTAAGATCGGTTTTCGGATGTTCATAATTTCCCCTCATGTTTGTTCATCGCGTTTCCAGGCATTGCGAAAAAGGACCGTTTCCCGTTAAAAGAGTCTTTCATCAACAATCGCCTCCATCTTGGCCAATTGCTTCTCGTAGTCGGTCAAAGTGCGGGCATAGGCCAATTCGAATTTCAACAGGGTAAGCTGGTTGTCAACGAGGGTCAGAAAATCAACCTTGTTGACCTGGTACCCTGAAATAGCGGAGTCCAGGGACTGCCGGGCCTGGGGCAGAAACCCTTTTTTGTAAAGCCGGATCAGGTTTTTCTCCTTTGCGATCTCGGCAAACGTATCTTGAATCGCAAAGAGAACCCGGTTCTTCACTTCGTTATAGGTCGACTCCCTCCGGGCCAGTTCCGCCTGGGATTCGATCACCCCCTGGCGCTGTTTCCTTTTGGCATAGAGCGGAATGTTAACGGTGACAAAGGCGCTGAACCAGTCATTGCCGGGAAAGTTGGCCCCCTCTTCCCGCTGCTTGTAGGTGACGGCGAAGTTGAAGTCGGGCAGGATGGCCTTTTCGGCAAAGTGAAGGTCCGCCTCGCTCCCTTCAATCAGTTTCTGCGCCGCCTGCAGAGGCAGACTCTTTTTGAGGGCCTTTGTTTCCAGTTCCTTCAGGGTGAAAGGAAAAGGCGTGGCGGGCCGCTCCTCCGGATCCGCCAGCGGTGTCTCCGGCGCCCGGTTGAGGAGTGTATTGATCCGGGCCTTTGCCGTCTCTTTCTTTTGATGAAGGACAATCAGTTCATTGATAATCCCGGAGAGTTCCACCTGGGCCTTCAGCACATCCTGCTGCAGACCCTTCCCGACGGAATACTTGGTTGCGGCCACGTCGGCCAGGCCGGAGAGAAGGTCTCGGTTTCGTTTGTTGATCCGGATGGACTCATTGATAAAGAGGAGATCGAAATAGGCGTCCTTGACCCGCCGGATGATCTCCGTGACCCGGTCCCGGTAGAGGGCATCCATGGAGTCGGCCCGGAGAGATGCCGCCTTTTCCTTCAGGGCCAGTTTGCCCGGAAAGGGAAACTTTTGGGAGAGGCCGATCACTTTTGACGTCGGCAGAAAGGCGTCGAACGAGGGATTGGAAACCGGGACGTTATCGACGCCGATGGTCAGCATGGGATCGGGAAGGGCGCCCGCCTGCGGGGTCGCCGCCCGGAAGGATTCTACCCGGTTTTTGAGGGTACGGATCTCGGGATTTGCCTTGACGGCCTCATCGATCAGTACCTTCAGTGTGAGTCTCTCCTGTCCGTATGAGACCGCCGGGAACACCCCGGTTAGAAAGATTCCCCATATGGAAATTGCAAGCAGTAAACCCTGTGCCATTCTGCGCTCCTTTCTTAAGTGCAGCATGGATAAAAAATGTCTGGAATTTCAAACAGTTTGAAGTTCTTTCCGAAGATATCCCAGAAGAGGGACCCTGTCAATTCTCCGGAGCAGTTCTCCCCGGGAATCCCGGGAGAGGACAAACCGGTCCTGCTGGGAGAAAAAAGGTTCGGGATGGTGTACTCGGCATCAGCCTTCATGTTTGCCTCGTTTTTGAGATTAAAGTCCTGTGGAATCG
This region includes:
- a CDS encoding efflux RND transporter periplasmic adaptor subunit, which encodes MNIRKPILILILLAATLYTGYQFGRTSHPEKSPAMGKSSANGGRKARKVKYWQAPMDPTYIRDKPGKSPMGMDLIPVYEGEEDKSEPGTIRIDPVTVQDIGVRTAPVERRALSRTIRTVGRVGYDERRVEHIHTKMEGWVEKLYVDFLGQDVDKGTALLSIYSPELVSTQQEYLLALKYKKSLGASPFSTVSEGADTLLSSTRKRLELFDITSRQIDQIEKSNEIRKDLVLHSPTRGVVIDKKVQEGMYVKPGMNLYTIADISDVWVYADIYEYELPWLRLGQDVKMTLSYLPGRAYRGKISYIYPFLDKKTRTVKVRMEFRNPDWKLKPDMYANVSIRSRVSKSTLVIPEEAILRSGEKNIVILSRGEGKFLPRDVKLGAEGEGYYQILSGLTEGERVVTSAQFLIDSESNLKEAINKMLEAKKVPAKKTAMKEMKNMKGMKTAPPLPETIRTSMERILEDYLVIQRKLKSDTLEGIKPSVVEMATLAEKIKVADKDRSLAGTTRALTVSAPELLSGNIKTVRKGFKTISQALADYVKDRDPKGARALGLSIFYCPMVKEPWLQKGTTAENPYLGKKMLNCGNEISY
- a CDS encoding TolC family protein produces the protein MAQGLLLAISIWGIFLTGVFPAVSYGQERLTLKVLIDEAVKANPEIRTLKNRVESFRAATPQAGALPDPMLTIGVDNVPVSNPSFDAFLPTSKVIGLSQKFPFPGKLALKEKAASLRADSMDALYRDRVTEIIRRVKDAYFDLLFINESIRINKRNRDLLSGLADVAATKYSVGKGLQQDVLKAQVELSGIINELIVLHQKKETAKARINTLLNRAPETPLADPEERPATPFPFTLKELETKALKKSLPLQAAQKLIEGSEADLHFAEKAILPDFNFAVTYKQREEGANFPGNDWFSAFVTVNIPLYAKRKQRQGVIESQAELARRESTYNEVKNRVLFAIQDTFAEIAKEKNLIRLYKKGFLPQARQSLDSAISGYQVNKVDFLTLVDNQLTLLKFELAYARTLTDYEKQLAKMEAIVDERLF